One part of the Lapillicoccus jejuensis genome encodes these proteins:
- the der gene encoding ribosome biogenesis GTPase Der — translation MSDTTPSSPALDELEDGDPSLARALRAGLEEFDLDEDDQALIERGDLDPDDDQDAGPLPVVAVVGRPNVGKSTLVNRILGRREAVVEDVPGVTRDRVAYDAEWTGRRFTLVDTGGWEVDATGIHLRVAEQAEVAVELADVVMFVVDAVVGATDTDEAVVRLLRRSGKPVVLVANKVDDQRFEADATALWNLGLGEPYPVSALHGRGSGDVLDAVLAVLPDVSAVGGAYRRGGPRRVALVGRPNVGKSSLLNQLAGSERVVVDDLAGTTRDPVDELVELGGKTWRFVDTAGIRRRVHQTRGADFYASLRTQTALEKAEVAVVLVDAATTIAEQDVRVIQQVVDAGRALVVAYNKWDLTDEERRYFLEREIERDLVQIPWAPRVNLSARTGRHTDRLVPALERALASWDTRIPTAKLNAFLGEVVAAHPHPVRGGKQPRILFATQASTRPPRFVVFASGFVEAGYRRFLERRLREQFGFEGTPIEISVRVKEKRRR, via the coding sequence GTGAGCGACACCACCCCGTCCAGCCCCGCCCTCGACGAGCTCGAGGACGGCGACCCGTCGCTCGCGCGCGCCCTGCGCGCCGGCCTCGAGGAGTTCGACCTCGACGAGGACGACCAGGCGCTCATCGAGCGCGGCGACCTCGACCCCGACGACGACCAGGACGCCGGCCCGCTGCCGGTCGTCGCCGTCGTCGGCCGCCCCAACGTCGGCAAGTCCACCCTCGTCAACCGCATCCTCGGCCGCCGCGAGGCCGTCGTCGAGGACGTCCCCGGCGTCACCCGCGACCGCGTGGCGTACGACGCCGAGTGGACCGGTCGGCGCTTCACCCTCGTCGACACCGGCGGCTGGGAGGTGGACGCGACCGGGATCCACCTGCGGGTCGCCGAGCAGGCCGAGGTCGCCGTCGAGCTGGCCGACGTCGTGATGTTCGTCGTCGACGCCGTCGTCGGCGCGACCGACACCGACGAGGCCGTCGTGCGCCTGCTGCGCCGCTCGGGCAAGCCCGTCGTCCTCGTCGCCAACAAGGTCGACGACCAGCGCTTCGAGGCCGACGCGACCGCGCTGTGGAACCTCGGCCTCGGCGAGCCGTACCCCGTCTCCGCGCTGCACGGCCGCGGGAGCGGCGACGTGCTCGACGCCGTCCTCGCGGTGCTCCCCGACGTGTCCGCCGTCGGCGGGGCCTACCGCCGTGGGGGCCCGCGTCGGGTGGCCCTCGTGGGACGACCCAACGTGGGCAAGTCCAGCCTGCTCAACCAGCTGGCCGGCAGCGAGCGGGTCGTCGTCGACGACCTCGCCGGCACCACCCGCGACCCCGTCGACGAGCTGGTCGAGCTCGGCGGGAAGACCTGGCGCTTCGTCGACACCGCGGGCATCCGCCGACGGGTGCACCAGACCCGCGGCGCCGACTTCTACGCCTCGCTGCGCACCCAGACCGCGCTGGAGAAGGCCGAGGTGGCCGTCGTCCTCGTCGACGCCGCCACGACCATCGCCGAGCAGGACGTGCGGGTCATCCAGCAGGTCGTCGACGCCGGGCGCGCGCTCGTCGTCGCCTACAACAAGTGGGACCTCACCGACGAGGAGCGCCGCTACTTCCTCGAGCGCGAGATCGAGCGCGACCTCGTCCAGATCCCCTGGGCGCCGCGGGTCAACCTGTCCGCGCGCACCGGACGGCACACCGACCGGCTCGTCCCGGCGCTGGAGCGGGCGCTGGCGTCGTGGGACACCCGCATCCCCACCGCCAAGCTCAACGCCTTCCTCGGCGAGGTCGTCGCCGCCCACCCGCACCCGGTCCGGGGAGGCAAGCAGCCGCGCATCCTCTTCGCCACGCAGGCCTCGACGCGTCCGCCGCGCTTCGTGGTCTTCGCCTCCGGGTTCGTCGAGGCGGGCTACCGCCGCTTCCTCGAGCGTCGGCTGCGCGAGCAGTTCGGCTTCGAGGGCACGCCCATCGAGATCTCGGTCCGGGTCAAGGAGAAGCGCCGCCGCTGA
- a CDS encoding lysophospholipid acyltransferase family protein, producing the protein MPTARQVEGGRRFGRVLLGALWRCEAHHRERVPAGPVVLVANHSGFLDGPLVFSLAPRGVSFLVKQQMFTGPLGRVLRTVGQIPIDRSRGDRSALGVARAVLERGGAVGVFPEGTRGRGDVAQVNQGAAWLALQAGAQVVPVAVLGTRRAGASTGSLPRVRTRVVVDFGEPFDLAPDRALPGRERLRAATERLRDRLAEHVTTASATYGLVLPDDGLVEAGD; encoded by the coding sequence GTGCCCACGGCTCGCCAGGTCGAGGGCGGCCGACGGTTCGGACGGGTGCTGCTGGGCGCCCTGTGGCGCTGCGAGGCGCACCATCGCGAGCGCGTGCCGGCCGGCCCGGTCGTGCTCGTCGCCAACCACAGCGGCTTCCTCGACGGGCCGCTCGTCTTCTCGCTCGCCCCCCGCGGGGTCAGCTTCCTGGTCAAGCAGCAGATGTTCACCGGCCCGCTCGGCCGGGTGCTGCGCACCGTCGGGCAGATCCCCATCGACCGCAGCCGCGGGGACCGGTCCGCCCTGGGCGTCGCCCGGGCCGTGCTCGAGCGCGGCGGCGCCGTCGGTGTCTTCCCCGAGGGCACCCGCGGGCGCGGCGACGTCGCTCAGGTCAACCAGGGCGCGGCGTGGCTGGCCCTGCAGGCCGGCGCGCAGGTCGTCCCGGTCGCCGTGCTCGGTACCCGACGGGCCGGCGCGTCCACGGGGTCCCTGCCCCGCGTGCGCACCCGCGTCGTCGTCGACTTCGGCGAGCCGTTCGACCTGGCCCCCGACCGTGCGCTGCCCGGCCGGGAGCGGCTGCGCGCCGCGACCGAGCGGCTGCGCGACCGGCTGGCCGAGCACGTGACCACCGCGAGCGCGACGTACGGCCTCGTCCTGCCCGACGACGGGCTCGTCGAGGCGGGGGACTGA
- the cmk gene encoding (d)CMP kinase has translation MTEPPAAPHSDPTSLNGHPLVVAIDGPSGSGKSSVARAVARDLGVGFLDTGAMYRALTWWCLERGLDLADRRAVADAALVLPLQLATDPDAVTVQVDGTDVTAAIREPRISQVVSAVATNLDVREILVRRQRALVAETAGRTGGCVAEGRDITTVVAPDARVRVLLTASVEARLARRATELHGTADASALAATHDEVVRRDRDDSTVSRFLEAAEGVTTVDTSDLDFAGSVAAVLDVVHAGAGVAP, from the coding sequence GTGACCGAGCCGCCCGCCGCCCCCCACTCGGACCCCACCTCGCTGAACGGGCACCCGCTCGTCGTCGCCATCGACGGCCCCTCCGGGTCCGGCAAGTCGAGCGTCGCCCGGGCCGTGGCCCGCGACCTCGGCGTCGGGTTCCTCGACACCGGCGCGATGTACCGCGCGCTGACCTGGTGGTGCCTCGAGCGGGGCCTCGACCTCGCCGACCGGCGCGCGGTCGCCGACGCGGCCCTCGTGCTGCCCCTGCAGCTGGCCACCGACCCGGACGCCGTCACCGTGCAGGTCGACGGCACCGACGTGACCGCCGCCATCCGGGAGCCGCGCATCTCGCAGGTCGTGTCGGCCGTCGCGACCAACCTCGACGTGCGCGAGATCCTCGTGCGCCGCCAGCGGGCCCTCGTCGCCGAGACGGCCGGGCGCACGGGCGGCTGCGTGGCCGAGGGTCGAGACATCACCACCGTCGTCGCCCCCGACGCCCGCGTGCGCGTCCTGCTCACGGCCAGCGTCGAGGCCCGCCTGGCCCGCCGCGCCACCGAGCTGCACGGCACCGCCGACGCCTCGGCGCTGGCCGCCACCCACGACGAGGTGGTGCGCCGGGACCGCGACGACTCGACCGTGTCCCGGTTCCTCGAGGCCGCCGAGGGGGTGACCACCGTCGACACCAGCGACCTGGACTTCGCCGGGTCGGTCGCCGCGGTGCTCGACGTCGTGCACGCGGGCGCCGGTGTCGCGCCCTGA